From the genome of Caloenas nicobarica isolate bCalNic1 chromosome 14, bCalNic1.hap1, whole genome shotgun sequence:
gcGCCCAGctttctgctcagctctgcactTTATCGCTCTCCCTCTCCATCCGCTGCAAACTCCGACTTCTAAGCAGACGCGGGACGAGCGAAGGGCACTCGTCTGCACCCAGCGATGCCGTCACCCTCATCCCCTGcgtttccttttgctgctgccgTCCATGACACTGGCAGCATGGCAGGAGCGGGGGACATGGGGCCCTTGGCCCTTCCTCGAACTTTTATCACTTTTAGGCactttttctcccccctctcaGTTTGCACAGCGGCgttgcagccccagccctgtggcaggcgactgctgctccttccagcCGTGCCAGGCTGCCGGTCTGGCCCGGTGCTGCCGGTTGCCGGAGAAAGCAATAATTCAATAATTCCTGCTGGGGATtttccttcagtggcttctgtgctGCGAAGCAGGAGGAGCTTTGGGGTGAGAAATCCCACTAACGtgattgtttattttgtatttgatcGTTTGTGTATGATTgttgaaattctgctttttttcccctctccccacgAAGGCTGTGTTAGGTGCGTGGGGGAGTGGgttgtttaattattttgggTAAAATCTGAGCAAAtgtctggggtgggggggggaaaaaaaaaaaggttgtttttttttctttgctgttaatACCTGTGGTTATTTTATACGGTAAATTTTAAAGCTTACGGTTTTATAATTTAATAAAGGTATTTGAGGGCAAAcctgtggggctggaggtgaCCCGGGCGGAACgcgggcgcggcgcggccccTGCCGGCCACCGTCGTCGTCTCCGCTGCGGCCCGTCCGCGCCAGCCAATGAGAGGCGGCTCCGACCCCGGTTCCGGCGGCCGGGAGCGGAAGCGGGCGGTGTCGGCGGTGGTGATGCCGCTGCACCGGTTCCCGCCGCGGCTCTGGGCCGCCATGCGGCTGCGGGAGGGCATCTGTGCGCGGCTGCCGCAGCACTACCTGGCCGCGCTGCAGGACGACACGCCGCCCACCCCCGTGCACTGGCGGCCGCTGGGGGTGCGCTACCGGCGGAACCCGCGCAccggggagcgggagcgggTGCAGGACGTGCCGGTGCCGGTGTACCTGCCGCCCGCCGCACACGAGGGGCTGTGGGGCGGCGAGGGCTGGATCCGCGGCTTCCGATACGCGCGCAACGACAAGGTGAGCGCTGCGGGCCTTCCTCACCCGCCCGGTGACCGGGAGCTGTCTTAGCCATTAGtgggttttgaaagaaaatttagcTAGATATTGTGAACTGACAGTCATTCAAAACAGGACTAGCAGCATCTTCTTTCCTATGTGTCCTGTTAAGTGAGAAGAGTGAAGAAGGCATGTAGGAAAGAATTATTCTGCAaataggctcaggcaggatctccCAGCAAAGCAACTTTTTTAATAGCGATGTTGCAAcaccgggtgttctacctaaagcTGGGCACCCACagtagggcaaaaagcccctgcttatatccccccaaaatcccggcTGCggtttccctcccctgttccccattgtttgggtactgcagggtttacagacaACCCCGGCGCATacaatacccttccccttatcaatCTATTTAAGATATACATTCCTGGCACTTTGGCTACGCTTCCTCCTAAATTAAcctgtaaatacaggtatcagtatgtatacaggtatcagtatatattccgggaagagactgtgttttacattaaggattcatagtgtgatgtctctcggtccttccccccTGCTAGGGTCAGGCGCCAGGTCCTCAgttatgtaaaaacaacagttctttGTTAAACTTCCTTACAGGaacatatttttcagtctgCTTAGGAGACTTTTAGCCATTAGTCCATGCAAAATTTCACTATAGACAGTAGCTACATagaattatttaatatatttcattttagctTAAATACCTATTCACTATTAAGacacagagtgtttcaaaagtATGGACCCAACTTGAAATGACGACTGTTTTGAAAACCCTGTATAtcttttttgaaacaccctgtatatctTCAATAAGAGACTTCTCAATCagaattcatattttttttccccatacagACATTTCATAGTGGCTACAAATCCAGTGGGAATCTATGCCAGACCATATTTTTCCCTCCTGAGTAGGCCATGTGTGATGTGTAAGCTACTCAGTGACTCAGTTTGATACAGCAGTATAACATACACATACACTCAATTAGTATACCATATATCACAGCCTAATATACTTATCATTCACAAAAATGACAGAGATGCTCACCTCTAAAAATGCATGATTCAGTGCTCTTATTTAGGAAATGGCATTAAGTCAGTCATCAAGTTCTATGTGCTTCTGTTTCACTAAATacaaaactttctttaaaaaaggatGTGTGTCTCCCAAAGAAAGAGCTAAAAATAGTTGAAATTTTGAACTTAACCCGGTCCTGGATTTGGATAGCTGGTGATTTGTAAGACTCATGTTTGATTATTAGAAGATAAATTCATAGGGCTCTTCCGTGTcccgggcccccccggcccctggGGCGGGCTCAGCCTGGTGGGGCAGGCACTCAGGGCCGCTTTCTGCCCAGCTTTCCACCCGGCTGCCCAAGACGTGGAAGCCGCAGCTGTTCGAGCGACAGTTCTACAGCGAGATCCTGGATGCCACGCTTACCATCACCGTCACCATGCGCACCCTGGACCTCATCGACCAGGCCTATGGCTTCGACTTCTACATCCTCAAGGTCAGGCCCTGCGCTCGGGGGCTGGTGGGTGTCTGCTGCGGTTTGTGTGTCAGCGCAGAGCTAAAGCTTTGAGCCATAGCATGGAGGGCGTtgggtctcttctcccaagtaacaagtgataggacgagaggaaatggcctcaggttgtgccaggggaggtttagattggatattgtgaagattttcttcacagaaagggttgtgaagcactggaacaggctgcccaggtggagtcaccatccccgggggtgtttaaaaaatgtttagatgaggtttttagggacatggtttagtgcctgagttaggttatggttggactcagtggtCTGAAGGGTCTCCTCcatccaaaataattctatgactGAAGCCCTGAGAGTTAAAGACCAGAAGTGTGATCAAATTAGCTCCAGAACAAATCCAAAGggtcttttgctttttatgacGTGCGTCCTGAGAGGCTGTATAGTGTGTGGATAAACCACCAGTGTTGTCTATATGGTAGTAAACTCGCACGTTCTCCAGCAGCTGGTCTCTTGGTGCATTTTAACATCAGACTCTTTCTCCAGACTCCAAAAGCCGATATGTGCTCGAAGCTTGGGATGGATTTGAAGCGAACGATGCTGCTGCGACTTGCACGGCGGGATCCTAAACTGCATCCCGATGACCCAGCCAGAAGAGAGGCGATCTATAATAAGTACCAggtgggtgcctgccctgctgtCTGCAGTGATGTTTGCTGGTTGTCCAGGCTGGTAACGCCTTAATCACCCCATCGCAGCGCAAACCAGTGTTAATGCTCCTGTGTTTAGGGTTAAGGGTATGGGCAAAGAAGACCTAAACATCGTTTGTCAAGTATTTCGTGTCCCTCTGTGGGCCATTAATTTCTGTAGTGATCACTTAGGGTGGCAAAATCCTGTATTTTTGCTGTGAGCGCAGCCAGTGAGGGTCTGCAATAAGCTCTGGTAGGACCTGGCACTGCGAAGAGCAGCGAGAATTTGTACTGATGCTGCAGCGAGGAGCTCAGGCTGCCTGTGTGCAGTGTGGTTTTGTGCAGCTGGTGATGGTTGTCAGCACAGAAACACCACCAGCATCCACGGCCCGTGAAGTTGTGCTGAGAAACAGCCCCAGAACTACACAAAGGAGAGACAGGAGGACTGATCAGAGGAAGCAGGACCCTCgcacagggaaaggagagaggagaaatggATTTTGGTTGCCAGAAATGAGGGAACAGTGTTTCAAGACTTCTCCATAATAACATTCTTAGTGGATTGCACATTTGTGTGAGTTGGGCATAGAGAGGATTTGCATCTTAGTCACCTGGAAGGACTGTACCACCTGCCCCTTCTTCTATCACAGGAGTTTGCGATCCCAGAAGAGGAAGCTGAATGGGTTGGCTTGAGTTTAGAAGAAGCAATAGAAAAACAGAGGCTACTAGAAAAAAAGGTGAGTTCCTGAGACTGTGCTTGGCACCGAGGTGCCTTAGCTGTGTTGGGCTGCAGGTCCAGCTCATCttctgagcagcctgagctcTCCTGAGCAATGGAAGTTGTACTCTGAAAGTCCTGAGCAGCTGCATGAGCCCAGTTAGACTTGGATGCCCAAAACAAGGGGCTGAATTTAAGCACATTGTAAAACCAGATCCCTCAATCCAGGGAGTGGTATATAGGGGGATGGCTCATAACTCCTGCCCTGTTGCATGAGCACCTTTGCCTTTGGTTTGTTCTGCTGTACTTCTTATGCTTcgagacacacacacacatgcccAGGGCTCACTGGGTTTGTGACCCTCTGTCGCTGCAGCTCGCTTTTTAGAAGCAATCTGCAGAGGAGGGTGcaccagagagctgctggtgggggTAAAGGGCTTCCTGGGGTGGTGGGGTCTCGTGGTGACATTTTCCCCAGATCTGTTGGCTCCTGTTGTAGCTGCAGCAGGGGCGGAGGTTGGGAGCACTGAGTGCATGAGGTGGTGCTGGGCCCTGAACCCTGTGGGCTCCAGCTTCTGCAAGGGGCAAGTTCTCCCAGCGTGCTTCAGTACAGCTCTGATTGAGGGCAATGTGAGGAGGGAAGCAAGtttttttagaggaaaatggatccctgggagctgctgatgATTCTCATCTAAGAGCAGgactggcagagctgctgaatgTCGCCCACAGGTGCCTGTCATCCTTGGGGCAAGGTCccagagctgagcagcagctgtttctggaggagcagcacagcaggttGTCTTGTTCTGCCGCTGAAAAAACCATGGCCCATCTTCCTCCGGTTTTAATCGTTACTGCTCCCGCAGCACTGGCTCCCTGGGCTCACTGTTACATTTCAccacttgctgctgctgctcaggttCACTCATTTTAAGTGGTTTAtcctctgctttgtttcagGACCCTGTCCCACTCTTTAAAGTGTACGCTGAAGAGCTCGTCAACCAATTGAAAGAACAGgcactgcagaagcagcagaagtagAAAGCTTTGGAGTAAAACCCCTGCTGCAGATCAAGCTGTAGGGTTCAGCAAGTTCTGCCTAAACCACGTTGTGTGGAAGGGGCCACATGAAGAGCGTTCCCAGAAGCATGTTGCAGTTACTGAGATCTAATGACAGTCTAAGTTCAGTGAGCAACCATTCCCATGGGCCAAGGAAAGAACTGCTGTCCTGTGGCCTCTGGAACATTCTTGTAAGACTGACTTCATGTGGTTCTTCTGCCTGCACAAGTAGTTGGCTGCTGTCGAGGGCTTGATCATgatacaaaatgaaatatgcGTTTTGGGAATATCagtaaatttttttctgatactcATTGCTCGTTAGTGTATTATAACAGGGACTGTGAGACGTGGTAGTGTAAGTTCGATCGGTGCCCAGGCCCCTTCTGCAGCTGAGACAGTTGTGCCCCAAAAGCGTGACCCCAAAGCCTGGCCTCCAGCGGGGCTGCCAGCAGGTGGGGCTGAGCTCCCCACTCAGCAGCTTACTCTAACCCCTTGGCTTCCAGCGCTGTTTCTGTTGGAAGCTGGTGATTTTTAAATCTCTCATTTTGTAAAACTGTAGTTGAAGTGGGTGTTCAAGCCTTTGCCCCTGTCTGGCAAGAAGGAACTGACAAGCACTTGCCAGAATTCCACACCAGTGCACCGTGCTGTGTGTCACTGATGGCATCTGTGAGCTTCGTGGTCCTGCAGAGGGTTTCTGGCTGgacaaaaagcagcttctccctttcccctcagCTCTGAGGTGAGGGACGAGCGCAGATCTTGCAGAGTAGACCTCATGTGAGCCGTATTGTCACCCCAGGAAGAAACTTTGCCTTCACCTCACCTTGGGATGAGACATGTTCCCCCTCTCTAGCACGTAAGGGCAGGTGTATGGTCTCAGTTTCTGAGCCACAGGACCCATGACGAGAGAGAAACCAGGCTTGTAGAGCAGTGTGTGGCTGGTCCTCTCTTCACTGGGATGAAGTAGGACCACAGGGAGCAGAAATTTCCAGTGCCGTAACGTCTGCCTTGAAGCTTTGGAGGAGAAGCACTGCggaggtggctgctgggtgGGCATGGGGCCTCGGCAGGGCTGCGCGAGGCGGCTGGGGATGAGGGAGGTGCTTGAGGTGAATGCGACCTAAATGGTGGCATTTCATGAAGACCAGACTTcgctgctgctttttgtgccAGGGAATGTGCTGGAGCCCTCGCAAGGGACATTTGAGCCCCTGGGTGAGTGCGACACGGCTGCGCGGCCCCAGGCTGGCTGTCGGGGGCTGCAGGACTGGGGCTGTGCTGTCTCTGCGTGGGGGCAGGAGGCTCGGCACTGCAGGGGACAGGTTGGGTGGCAAAAGCTGGCGTGTTTCCAGCCTGCCTGTGTGTCTCAGCTCCGGCAAGTCCAGGTTCTCAAGAGCAAGCTGGCACAGAAGGTCGCATTTGCCTAATTAATGATTTTGTAGCTAGGCCAGCACAATGACATTTGCTTATCTTCTGTCTCTTCTGCAACTGAGCTGAGTGGGaagctgctgcccagctcctcgGGGACCCTGACACTCTGCCCTCGTTAGAGATAATTAGCTGGGACAAGCTCCTTGTTTGACAGCTCTGCTCATCATTAGGGCTAGCGCAGCTCATGCATTTTAATGCAGTTCTGAGCAAAGCTCCAGACTGTGGCTCTGTCCTGGCCCCCTCCGTAGCTTTACTGGaacgagctggtgcaggactgGCCTCTGGGGCCCTGTGTGGCTGCAGCAGAGCGTGGCTGGTGCCTGCCTGGacactgcccagccctggggtggTCCCTGGGTGTCTCACAGCTCCTCAGGGCTGAGGGGGCTGTTGTCAGCTCCTGCTCTGTATTTGGGGCAAGTAGGTTTCAGTTACGAAAAATTATCTGCCAGTCGTGTGGTGTCGGTGCTCTCGGGGAGAGCTTGGGCTGTGCGTCCTCCCAGCTGCGCTGCTGCTGTTGTCTGTCCTTGAAGTTGTCTCCGTTCCTCAGCACTGCTCATCATATGTGCCTGTTCTGCAGGATCTGACACCCTCGGAAGGTTTGGTGGgtgctgaggggcagcgggAGCTTTTGGCTGGACCTGGGGGAGAGCTCCGGTCCCACTGGGGTTGGGGGTACTGTGTGCGataggagctgcaggagcttcCCCATCGGGAACTGGGGACATGGTTAATCCTGACTCCTGAGTGGGAACCCTCCAATCCCTCATCTGGCTTCGCTCTGAAACGCTCCCCttgctcctgtccctgcagccatGCTGGATGTGACTGGGAGCCCCCCCTCATGGACACACACCCCTGGAGATACTCTCCTGACCTGAGGAAAGCTGGAAACTGCTTGTGGACCTTGGATGCTGcagcttcagagaaaacaaagtcCGCGGTTCCACAGCCGCAGCCATGCAGGACTGGCTCGTGCTCCTGCTCGGCAGCGTAGCAAATGTCTCAAGGTGGGGAGGGAGCCCCTGGGCAGCATTCAGGGCAGTTTGGGCAacagtgtccccagccaggtTGCCTTGAGGAGGTGGAGGAATAGCTCAGGGGCCGCTGTCAGACCTCGCCTGGGTTTATGCCTGGTTTTGTGCAGCTCTGACCACAGATGGAGAGCTTGATTCCGcgtgtgtggtggtggtggttttcaTATGTTGAGGTGGGCTCAGTCTGACAGGTATCGGGTTCCTTCACTGCCGGAACATGGGGAACTGGAGGAGCTGGTCGTCTGCCATGACAGCACGTTCCCAGGAAACCACAGATGCCACAAACCCGCGGGTACAAATTGGGTGCTGTCAGATTGAggctgccaacctgccctcgaCAGGGACAGGGCCGGGCCGCTGAGCACAGCTCGGACCCGAGCACCGCCTTGGGCTCCAGCAAAGGTCACCAGGCTCTGTCTGTGTTCAACACCAGCCACCATGAGGATCCCGAGCACCACTGCAGCTTGTGAGGACGTGACAGCCACTGACAAGCTGCCAGAGAGCCCTCCCCAGGGTCACCTTGAGTTTGGCAGCATAAGATAAGGCTGGGGTAGCAGCAGAGAGTGCTGAGAAGGggaaatgatgaaaaatgaTCTCAGCAAGACAGCAACGAAAGGAAAAATCCTGAGGAGAACTGGCAGGGCAAGGTTTGTGCTGGTCTGTCAATACAATTCCTGGGCAAGACGACTGCTCGCTGGCATCCTGAGCACAGAATCacctgtttgttttattctcctGCACAGAGACTGCAGCCAGCACTGGGAGGACTTCTGATGGGGCAGGAGAATGGGGCTGGTCATCCAAACCCCACCGCAGCGCTCTGCCTGAGACTCCCCTGCTCGGCATCGCAGAGGAGCACGGCTCTGCAGCACGTCTGCGAGCACCAAcaggggaagggctgggagcGTTGTGCCAGGGCTCCCCACGGGCTGTGACGCCATGAGCTCCTGGGAGCCACCCTGCACAGTCACAGCCGGGGAGGCCACCTCGAAGGCCATCTGCCACGAACATGTCTGGTGGTGACAgccctccccagcatccccacggCCAGGCGGTCCAAGGTGAGGTGCAAAGTGGTCCGTCACCCACCCGGAGCAGTGCAGCTTGGTGAGGGGTGAGCCTGTGTCTGTTCATGGCTCGAAGCGAGGAGGGGGCAATGGCTGTGGCAGACGAAGCAAGGAGTAGATGTGGCGACAAACTGGCAAGTTCAGGTTGGagttgagaaaaacaaaaaaccttcttccagaggctgctgcagctggggaccaGTCAGCGGAGAGGGGGATCTCCAGCCTTGGCAGTTTTCCAGGTATTGATGGACAAAGCCATGGAATGTGAGCACGGAGACGATTTTTAGGAGCACTGTGTATAATCAAGAACCCGGTCGCAGCACAGGTCAAAACTTGGCCTGAAAGTTATCCCCATCCTATGGTATTTATCAAGAAGATATGAGATTTAGAAACTCACTCAGGCAGTTCCAGCAAATGCCTTTCAAATCTCACTGTTCTGTTTGCTCTGAACTCAGCAGGGCTCAGTTTCTCCCAAGAAGCTGGACTGGGATGCTGAGGGCTCCGTGGTGGCTGGGGAGTACGCACTGTGCTCACCCCCACAGCTTTGCTCTTTGCTCGAGATTTGCTCGATTCTCAGCACAGGGGCTCTGCTGCGGGCAGGCCAGGCAGCTCGGCCAGGTGAGAccagcccagggccaggcaCAGGGTCCTGGCTGGAGAGCGATGTGGGCAGATCTGTGGGGGAGCTTAGCTCTTACAGTAAGGAATCATAAGAAAACAAGCCTTATAAAATACTTATGCAAATGCATACATTGTCCAAAGCATCGACTCCTGACATGTTCCTGCCTCGGTCTCTTCTACAGCCATGGGGTGAGCTGGACTGAGGATGCTGGACCAGAGCACATAGGGCATGGGTAGGTGTGTGGAGTTACCTCCATCCACAGCTCTTGCACATCATGGGCTCAGATTGGGGTCCTTGGCCatgggaggaagggctgggggTTGTGAGGGGCAGCGGTGCCAGCAGTGGACTGGCCACAGGCAACTCTGCCTGTCTGGACTCTGCTGTCCGTGCACATCTCCATCACATGCATTTACCAGGCAGCCATCGCCATGGAAACGCTGAAAATGGTGCTGTTTCAGGCCAGTTAGAGCACTCTGGCAAAGgcagaaaatggcatttctgaaaTGGGAGCAGGGCTTTGCTTGCAAGGCCTCCAGGTACCTTGGGATGTGGCTGCTCTGAGAAGGTCCTTGCAggacctgctgtccccagggatgcacGTCCCAAGCTGGGGTGAAGGTGGTGGAGGGAGTATGTGAACGTGTCTTGAGACCCAGGTGGACCTTCCCAGCGGGGTCTCACCTGCCCAGCAGGGACGTGGGGTGAGTTGAGGTACCTGTCCTCGCTTTACAGAAGACATACAACTGCCCTTGTATCTGTGTGTCcactctttttatttcttaggaTGTTGTCCATCAACTTCTGATGCTGATTGAGGACCCAAGCTGGGTTAAATGCATGGGTTTAGGTTTCAAGTGGTGGAAAGTCTTTATGCCTAATGTCAAGCTGCCTTGCTTTCAGCTCTGGGAATTGAGCCTTGTCATGCTCTGGCTCTCACAGCAAGGCTTTGCTGTACCTGatatttcctcctctttctcacATTGTAACCTCTCGGTCTGTTTGACATTGAGCTTCAAGCCTTACATGTggccttttctttttgcaacagTTCTCCACCACTGTTTTTGAAGCGTGGGACTGGAGCTGGGCACCAGGATCAAAAATTGGGGAAAATCTCCTTGAATGCTGGTGCTGGGCCACCAGGGTCCTGCCCAGCCCGGCAGTGCTGGGATGCGCAGAGCTGGAACCTACCAAAGTGCGGAGGTGGGAAATCACTCGTGTGCAGCCCCGCTTGCCCTTCTCAAgtccccctctcctccctgaATGCTGTGCTCCTCTTGCCTGCTATCAGTTTTCTCGTGTTTTCTGCATGatacactgcagaaaaaaagagaactagGGCCTTTGCAGAGTTCTGGGGAAGATACTCATGTTGGggagctggtgcagctgctctctgcaggggGGTATGAGATGGTGGGTCCCTTGCGCAGGGGCCAGGAGGTCCCaggtggcaggaggggacagcagcactGTGGGGACAGGGCAAGAGGGTGGCGAGACTCTGGCAGGGGAGCTGGGGTCGTGGGCACAGAGTCGGGCCAGCGGCCATGTGTGGCTAAAGCTGTGATGGTGTGTGGCTAAAGCTGTGCCGGCTCGGGAGCCAGAGATCTGGGGAGTTACCATGGGAACCGCCGGAGGATGCTCGGGAGGGCAGCGTGGCTCTGCCAGCACCGGCACAGCCCCACGGCCGCTGTGCCTGTGCCCGGGTCCCAGTCACAAGCAGAGGCGGAAGGTCCcggtgctgggagcagagccggGTGGGACCCCAGCCCACAGGTACCTGGAGAGGCACCAGCTTGTTGTCAGCAGAAAGGCAGCAATCCCCTTTCAGCCAAGCCCCAAAGCACTTCATGGAGAAGTTCCCTTTAAAATAGAGAAAGCGCAAGTGCGAGAGCAGCCACAGGCATGATGGGAGCATGGTGGGACCCGCAGCCAgacagcagtgctgggctgtgccggggcTCCGGGGTCCCAGTGCTCTGCAGGCTCCCGAACACCCCTGTGCCGGACACCAGCTCCTGGACCAAAGGCTCTAAAGCTGGAGCTGTAATGCTGTCGCTGGGTTAGCTGCATGGTACAGCCCCGCTCGCTGCTCCAGGCACCAGCCAGCCCCTTTCCCCAGGCTCTGCTTCCCTGGAAGCATTCAGTGACAACAGTGTCACCAGCCTTTTGCACACCCAAGAGCATGTGGTGAGCATCAGCCCCATAGGTTGCTGCTGACACCTTCCAAGTTGGCTGCACTTATGGGACAGGTCATTCCTGTACAAGCCATTTCAGTTTCCCAGGTAGGGTTAATTTACTCAGGTGCCTACAAATGGTGCTCTCAGGAGCATTTCTGCTGATGTTCTGGTACAGCTGTCAGATTAGTGGCCCGCCCTTTCCTGCCTCTCCCTGTCATATGTGAAAGGAAAATTGTTAACGCTTTTGCCAGGCTCCAAATTGCCCTTTCTGGGAGGTAGGGCTGTTTGAGGGTCAGCAGGTTCGTCTCCTAGTTCCTTGAGAAGCTCCGGAGATGCCTCCTGGCCCCATGGCTCCTTGCTGTTCCATCCTTGGCTGGTTCCATGTTGTTGTCTGTGGCCACCCCTGTCCTCTGCGCTCCCCAGTATGCAGGGTGGGAATCCTCCAGTCCTCCCACTGAAGCAAGGAGCTCGGGCAGCGTCTCCCAGtgcttctcctgcagctgccttgaTGGACTCATCCCTTGGGCTGGCTGTGAGGAGGGGATGGGAACTTGACCTTGGCTTCCACTCCCTTCCCCTTGAGCCCAACCCACTCCTTTCTCACCCTGCTGCCAATGAGCTCTCTGTTTTCCCAGGGTGTCTCCACCCTTAGATTCTCCCTAAGATCTTTTTTCCCGCATTTTCCTGGAATTTCTGTTTGGTGCCAGCTGTGGCTGGTGAGGACAGAAGTGCTGTGTGGGTGTCCTGGTGGCAAGCCTGGGCTGGGCACCCCTGTGCCGTTCTctggctgcagcatccaccCCAGGACCATGAggatggagctggagctgcactCCTGCCTGCGGGACCCACCTGGCCACAAGCATGAATTGTGATCCACGCTTACGGGTCTGGCGACAAGACCTGCGCATATCGCTCTGTCTGTCATCACTAAACACCCTCCAGGAGTGACGAGAGGCTCTGTGCCTCACAGACCCAGCACAGAGCGGCTCAGCGTGAAGGCAGTGGGGCAGAGCGGGTGCCCCAGCATCCCGGCCTCGAGGGATGAGCATGGCTGGGGCCAGAGGTACGAGCTGCCCCgtcccagccagcacggctGTTGGGtcccacagagctggggaaagggCCGGCCGAGCCGGGCAGCGCTGGTGCTTGGACAGGAACCGCACATGCTGTGGCCATGTATCACCAATGGAAGCGGTGGGGAAGGAGGACGGGGGCAATGAAGGACCATTTGAGCCCATCCTCGCTCTCCTTATGAACCAGCGTGAAATCCCTGTGAAAGGGGGAAGCAGCGGCTGGTGGCAAGAGCCCACTGCGGTCAGACCCATGCACCCGTGGGGTGTCGCGCATCCCCACCCAGCGCTGTTCCTTGGAGGAGAATGATGGTGAGGGCTGCGTGACGGTGCAGCAAAGCTCTGGCATCGAGGCATTGTGCAGTGGCCGTGATGGGAAAAGGCTGGCCGGGAGGGAGGCACTGCTTTCTGCAACAGCCTTCAAAGAGTTTTCCTTAAGTGTTGCCGCTCTTTAGGGCTTCCTcctccaataaaaaaaaaataataaaataaaaaaaaaggaaaaaaaggcgATGAGGAAGAGCAATCTCTTGGTGCGGGATGAAAGCGGCCTGTCTTGACTATTTACCCAGCAATTATAAGTAAATCGGTGGTGCCTAACGGGGCCGGTTGCCATAGTGACAATGGGATGGAAGGACCAGCATTTGGTCCTGGCCGCAGCCAATCAGGCTGGGAAGCCCAAGCTGCAATATAAAGTAAAGATTCCCATCTTCCAGCCACGCACTTGCCAAGAAAGGGAAATAGGTTCAAgagtctggggaaaaaaagt
Proteins encoded in this window:
- the MRPL28 gene encoding large ribosomal subunit protein bL28m, which codes for MPLHRFPPRLWAAMRLREGICARLPQHYLAALQDDTPPTPVHWRPLGVRYRRNPRTGERERVQDVPVPVYLPPAAHEGLWGGEGWIRGFRYARNDKLSTRLPKTWKPQLFERQFYSEILDATLTITVTMRTLDLIDQAYGFDFYILKTPKADMCSKLGMDLKRTMLLRLARRDPKLHPDDPARREAIYNKYQEFAIPEEEAEWVGLSLEEAIEKQRLLEKKDPVPLFKVYAEELVNQLKEQALQKQQK